In Vicinamibacteria bacterium, the DNA window GAAATCCAGATTGTCGAGGATCAGGAGATCGGCCAGTACACATTCAATCGGCTCGAGCCAGCGGGGAGTGGTCTGCAGCTTGTCTTCAATGAAGGACTCCGGATCGACGTGTCGACTGACGGCGAACCAACTGGAACGTACGACGAAGCGCCACTTGCAGGCACCCGAGCCGTATATTGGCAGGTTCTGCTTGTGCAAATTGGTCCCAGACTTCAGTTCGACCCGGAGGCTTCGAACCGATGGTCCGTCTAAGAAGAGCTTGCAGCTGTTGGCGACTGGCGCGATCATGAGTCGCCCCGGCCGATGACACTTTCGTTGAGTTCGGTGGCTTCTGGACGCCACTCATCCCTGGCTGGGTTGGGCGATCACTGAATCCCATTCGCGGAGGACGAAGCGCATGAAAAGGTCGGGTTCCACCGAAGGCCAGTCGGCGACTGAGCTGATTGACAAGAGAATCGCCGAGCTCTCGGACTGGCGGGGCAGGATTCTCGGGCGCGTTCGCGCTCTCATCAAGCAAGCCGATCCCGAAGCGGTCGAGGAGGTGAAATGGAGAAAGCCTTCGAACCCGATGGGCGTCCCGGTGTGGTCGCACGACGGGATGATCTGCACCGGCGAGACCTACAAGGACAAGGTGAAGATCACGTTCGCCAGGGGAGCCTCTCTCGATGATCCAGAAGGTCTTTTCAACGCCAGTCTCGACGGCAACGCCAGGCGCGCCATTGATATCC includes these proteins:
- a CDS encoding DUF1801 domain-containing protein — translated: MKRSGSTEGQSATELIDKRIAELSDWRGRILGRVRALIKQADPEAVEEVKWRKPSNPMGVPVWSHDGMICTGETYKDKVKITFARGASLDDPEGLFNASLDGNARRAIDIHEGEELDSRAFKSLVRAAVALNTSGRKAKPGRV